One window from the genome of Clarias gariepinus isolate MV-2021 ecotype Netherlands chromosome 15, CGAR_prim_01v2, whole genome shotgun sequence encodes:
- the notum1b gene encoding inactive palmitoleoyl-protein carboxylesterase notum1b produces the protein MFRLVMESRTRVVMFAVLLMLLSVPEISEGRKARGGRTQPRQSQRERTEPTESFPLDFTAVQDGNVDTFMEQVKNLAQSLYPCSAQKLEDEMKLHFLENSSVTCNDGTAAGYYLKESRGSRRWLLFLEGGWYCFNKQNCDTRYDTMRRLMSSTRWPQTRTGTGILSPKPEENPHWWNANMVFIPYCSSDVWSGASPKTDQNDYAFMGSLIIQEVVKDLLTKGLDNAKVLLLAGSSAGGTGVLLNVDRVAELLKGLGHSSVQVRGLADSGWFLDNKQYRCTDCVDTIGCAPTEAIKRGIRYWGSVVPERCRLAHIGEEWNCFFGYKVYPTLKSPVFVVQWLFDEAQLTVDNIHLTGQPVQQGQWRYIQNLGIELRNTLKDVPAMFAPACLSHEIITRNYWMDVHVKGTSLPRALQCWDRSLQNSLRNSSSHRSPPRACPLHLIDSCPWPHCNPTCPTIRDQLTGQEMSVIQFLTHMGFDVQRMAQQQGMEASTLLGMLNNGN, from the exons ATGTTCCGTCTGGTGATGGAAAGCCGGACTCGGGTGGTAATGTTCGCGGTGCTGCTGATGCTCCTGTCCGTCCCCGAGATCTCAGAGGGCAGGAAGGCCCGCGGTGGCCGGACACAGCCTCGCCAGTCCCAGCGGGAGCGCACGGAGCCGACCGAGAGCTTCCCTCTGGACTTTACAGCCGTGCAGGACGGCAACGTGGACACGTTCATGGAGCAGGTGAAGAACCTGGCTCAGTCTCTCTACCCGTGCTCAGCTCAGAAGCTGGAGGATGAGATGAAGCTCCACTTTTTGGAGAACTCCTCAGTGACCTGCAACGACGGAACAGCCGCCGG GTACTATCTAAAGGAGTCACGGGGAAGCAGGAGATGGTTGCTGTTTCTGGAAG GAGGATGGTACTGCTTTAACAAACAGAACTGTGACACCAGGTATGACACCATGAGGAGGCTGATGAGCTCTACCAGGTGGCCTCAGACGCGCACAG gTACAGGGATCCTGTCTCCAAAACCAGAGGAAAATCCACATTGGTGGAATGCAAACATGGT ATTCATCCCTTACTGCTCCAGTGACGTATGGAGTGGAGCCTCGCCAAAGACTGACCAAA ATGACTATGCATTCATGGGATCCTTGATCATTCAGGAGGTTGTTAAGGACCTTCTGACGAAAGGCCTGGATAATGCAAAGGTTCTCCTGTTAGCTGGAAGCAG tGCTGGAGGTACAGGCGTTCTGCTGAACGTGGACCGTGTGGCTGAGCTCCTGAAGGGTCTGGGCCACAGCTCGGTTCAGGTGCGAGGGCTAGCCGACTCGGGATGGTTTCTGGACAACAAGCAGTACCGCTGCACAGATTGTGTGGACACCATTGGGTGTGCCCCAACCGAGGCAATTAAAAGGGGAATCAG GTATTGGGGCAGTGTTGTACCGGAGCGCTGTAGACTAGCTCACATAGGAGAAGAATGGAACTGCTTCTTCGGATATAAAGTCTACCCTACCCTGAAAA gtCCAGTGTTTGTGGTGCAGTGGTTGTTCGACGAGGCCCAGCTGACAGTTGATAACATTCACCTTACGGGGCAGCCGGTGCAACAAGGCCAGTGGCGTTATATCCAGAACCTGGGCATCGAGCTCAGGAACACTCTAAAAGACGTCCC TGCCATGTTTGCACCTGCCTGCTTATCACACGAGATCATCACAAGAAA TTACTGGATGGACGTGCACGTGAAGGGTACGTCTCTGCCTCGCGCGCTGCAGTGCTGGGACCGCAGCCTCCAGAACAGTCTCCGGAACAGCAGCAGCCACCGCTCTCCGCCACGCGCATGTCCGCTGCATCTGATCGACAGCTGCCCGTGGCCTCACTGTAACCCGACGTGCCCTACGATCCGAGATCAGCTGACCGGACAGGAAATGAGCGTCATCCAGTTCCTCACTCACATGGGCTTCGACGTGCAGCGCATGGCACAGCAGCAGGGCATGGAAGCTAGCACCCTACTGGGCATGCTCAATAATGGCAACTGA